A single region of the Phycisphaerae bacterium RAS1 genome encodes:
- a CDS encoding Nucleotidyltransferase domain protein: MPATRSPRQRVPADPAAIEAASQASEKWFARYLQDHGICAAYEPSKRPGKKNPDFVFEYETNNVRCEVKTLFRPFPLPRGVFCFDGGYKSVRKEIHESRKQFKPYRSDCCVLVLRNENDWTFRDEPEFLFAAMLGDFAWSLPIGASRDGAWPGPTRAFTRNGKMIDPKSGAAQNTTVSAIAVLSTYRKRNPEFERAYRERVPRRDTRKWPTHEELLESWRVLEELRERIPSELALVKRVRVFENPFARHPIPDGLFRGDFDERYRFRLRDRTGEIECGHTGKCLDQGSINCDRTPDRAAAIDRFARDVAREFEPTRVILFGSHAYGQPRGDSDVDLLVVFAGSQPQDDRALEIRGRIRCDFAMDLLTRSEGQIKRRVELGDPFMREILERGFVLYEAAHA, translated from the coding sequence GTGCCCGCCACTCGCAGTCCTCGGCAGCGCGTTCCCGCCGATCCTGCCGCGATCGAGGCCGCCAGCCAAGCCTCGGAAAAGTGGTTCGCCAGATACCTGCAAGATCATGGCATCTGCGCGGCGTACGAACCGAGCAAGCGACCCGGCAAGAAGAACCCCGATTTCGTGTTTGAATACGAAACCAACAACGTGAGGTGCGAGGTAAAGACCCTGTTCAGGCCGTTTCCGCTTCCGCGCGGGGTTTTTTGTTTCGATGGCGGCTACAAAAGCGTGCGCAAGGAGATTCACGAATCGCGGAAGCAGTTCAAGCCCTACCGTAGTGATTGCTGTGTGCTGGTATTGCGCAACGAGAACGACTGGACATTTCGTGATGAGCCGGAGTTCTTATTTGCCGCGATGTTGGGCGATTTCGCGTGGTCGCTTCCGATCGGCGCGAGCCGCGACGGCGCGTGGCCAGGACCGACGCGCGCATTCACCCGGAACGGCAAAATGATCGACCCGAAGTCCGGCGCAGCCCAGAACACCACCGTCAGTGCGATCGCCGTCCTGTCTACGTACCGCAAGCGCAATCCGGAGTTTGAACGCGCGTACCGCGAGCGCGTGCCGCGCCGCGACACGCGGAAATGGCCCACGCATGAGGAGTTGCTCGAAAGTTGGCGCGTGCTTGAGGAGCTGCGCGAGCGGATTCCAAGCGAACTCGCGCTGGTGAAGCGCGTACGCGTGTTTGAGAATCCGTTTGCACGACATCCGATTCCGGACGGGCTATTCCGAGGCGATTTCGACGAGCGCTATCGCTTCAGGCTGCGCGATCGCACCGGTGAGATCGAGTGCGGACACACCGGCAAATGCCTGGATCAAGGGTCGATCAACTGTGATCGTACTCCGGACAGGGCAGCGGCGATCGATCGCTTTGCTCGCGACGTTGCGCGCGAGTTCGAACCCACGCGAGTCATACTGTTCGGCTCCCACGCTTACGGGCAGCCCCGCGGAGATTCCGATGTCGACCTGCTCGTCGTTTTCGCAGGGAGTCAGCCGCAAGACGATCGCGCTCTCGAAATCCGTGGGCGGATTCGATGTGACTTTGCAATGGACCTGTTGACGCGCTCCGAAGGGCAAATCAAGCGCCGCGTGGAGCTTGGAGACCCCTTCATGCGCGAAATCCTTGAACGCGGATTCGTGCTCTATGAAGCCGCTCACGCGTGA
- the guaD gene encoding Guanine deaminase, with the protein MTHEHWMGLAIQQARAGVASGQSPFGAVIVRGDALIAGGHNQVWQRCDPTAHAEVVCIQNAAAALRTIDLAACRMYTTCEPCPMCAAAIHWSKLEEVYFGATISDAQQAGFSELIFAASELYRHGGSPVRIASGVLAEPCKALFAEWLARADRRAY; encoded by the coding sequence GTGACGCACGAACATTGGATGGGCCTCGCCATTCAGCAGGCCCGCGCCGGCGTCGCCTCCGGCCAGTCGCCGTTTGGCGCCGTGATCGTCCGCGGCGACGCCTTGATCGCCGGCGGACACAACCAGGTGTGGCAGCGCTGCGATCCGACCGCCCACGCCGAGGTCGTCTGCATTCAGAATGCCGCCGCCGCCCTGCGGACGATCGACCTGGCCGCCTGCCGCATGTACACGACGTGCGAGCCGTGCCCGATGTGCGCCGCGGCGATTCATTGGTCAAAGCTGGAAGAGGTCTACTTCGGTGCGACCATTTCCGACGCACAACAGGCCGGCTTCAGCGAACTGATCTTTGCCGCTTCGGAACTGTATCGTCACGGCGGCAGTCCGGTGCGGATCGCGTCGGGCGTGCTGGCAGAGCCGTGCAAGGCTCTCTTCGCCGAGTGGCTGGCCCGTGCGGACCGCCGCGCGTACTAG
- a CDS encoding Tetratricopeptide repeat protein, with the protein MGSIGVPPVRTGETPMLPENEIVTYKRADMPRPSKQPDRRRESTARGATVTARSTAAAARDRGWVFALAVFILTAAAFGPALNADFVDWDDTDNFLRNPNYRGLGDAQLQWMWTTFHMGHYQPLTWMTLGADYLMWGMNARGYHATSLLIHAATAAVVFLLARRLIALGAGLGVAASATAVSPAPLNIAAACAALLFSVHPLRAEAVAWVTERRDVLSGFFFVLTLLFYVRAQESPPGGYWRWIAAAGLAFLLCCFSKVIAIALPLLFLILDAYPLRRFTLARGNGADPRRTLRWLLFEKLPFVAVAAFFAWVASSGQRGMAAIIPWEMHPLEGRLGVMAFGFVYYLSKTLVPVALSPIPELHLPVQLADAKFVAAIVISGAILVGVAILAALRRGHAILAALAAYLVLYLPSSGIAQNGWQLAHDRYSYLATLSFALLIGGAIFASLRAERGTSIVVAAWAAIIALLAGLTWRQTGVWHDTASLWTHAVRVSPDSSNAQNGYGYVLMTAGRLDEAIPHFREAVRIRPGNREAHLNWWDALNRKGVDNQTLLEAYRQSVSEFPKLVDGHVNLGNALMRSADAPAAKAAYDHALALIRDGVPLSPDKIAAARARALGGLGWVAYSAQDDATAIERCREALSVDGSLEFARINLARALARSERRDEAVRELQVLLRINPNHADAKRLLEQFGNQP; encoded by the coding sequence GTGGGGAGCATCGGCGTCCCGCCGGTGCGCACCGGCGAGACGCCGATGCTCCCCGAAAACGAGATCGTGACGTACAAGCGAGCCGATATGCCGCGCCCATCCAAACAGCCCGACAGACGCCGCGAGTCCACAGCACGCGGCGCTACGGTAACGGCGCGCAGCACTGCCGCCGCAGCGCGGGACCGCGGCTGGGTTTTCGCGCTGGCCGTGTTCATCCTGACCGCGGCGGCATTCGGGCCGGCGCTGAACGCCGATTTTGTCGACTGGGACGACACCGACAATTTTCTTCGGAATCCCAACTACCGCGGCCTGGGCGACGCCCAGCTCCAGTGGATGTGGACCACGTTTCACATGGGCCACTACCAGCCGCTGACCTGGATGACCCTGGGAGCCGACTACCTGATGTGGGGGATGAACGCCCGCGGCTATCACGCCACCAGCCTGCTGATTCACGCGGCGACGGCCGCGGTTGTGTTTCTGTTGGCGCGGCGGCTGATCGCGCTGGGCGCCGGGCTCGGGGTCGCGGCGTCTGCAACCGCCGTTTCGCCCGCGCCGCTGAACATCGCGGCGGCGTGCGCAGCGTTGCTCTTTTCGGTGCATCCGCTGCGAGCCGAGGCGGTGGCGTGGGTGACCGAGCGCCGCGACGTGCTGAGCGGCTTCTTCTTCGTGCTGACCCTGCTGTTTTATGTAAGAGCGCAGGAGTCGCCGCCGGGCGGGTACTGGCGCTGGATCGCCGCCGCCGGGCTGGCGTTTCTGCTGTGCTGCTTCAGCAAGGTGATCGCGATCGCGCTGCCGCTGCTGTTCCTGATTCTCGACGCGTATCCGCTGCGACGATTCACGCTGGCGCGCGGCAATGGCGCCGATCCGCGGCGCACGCTCCGCTGGCTTCTCTTCGAGAAGCTCCCGTTCGTCGCCGTCGCGGCCTTCTTCGCCTGGGTCGCCTCGTCGGGACAGAGGGGCATGGCGGCGATCATTCCATGGGAGATGCACCCGCTAGAAGGCCGCCTCGGCGTGATGGCCTTCGGCTTCGTCTACTACCTGTCGAAGACGCTGGTCCCGGTCGCGCTCTCTCCGATACCGGAGCTGCACCTGCCGGTCCAACTTGCGGACGCGAAATTCGTCGCTGCGATCGTGATCAGCGGCGCGATTCTGGTTGGGGTCGCTATTCTCGCGGCGCTGCGCCGCGGGCACGCCATCCTGGCGGCGCTGGCGGCTTACCTGGTGCTCTATCTGCCTTCCAGCGGAATCGCTCAGAATGGCTGGCAACTCGCGCACGACCGCTACAGCTACCTCGCGACGCTCAGCTTCGCCCTGCTGATCGGCGGCGCGATCTTCGCTTCGCTTCGCGCCGAGCGCGGCACAAGCATCGTCGTCGCCGCGTGGGCTGCGATTATCGCGCTGCTCGCCGGGCTGACCTGGCGGCAGACGGGCGTATGGCACGACACGGCGTCGCTCTGGACGCACGCGGTTCGCGTTTCGCCCGACAGCTCGAACGCACAAAATGGCTATGGCTACGTCTTGATGACGGCCGGCAGGTTGGACGAGGCGATTCCGCACTTCCGCGAGGCGGTTCGCATCCGTCCGGGGAACCGCGAGGCGCACCTGAATTGGTGGGACGCGCTGAATCGAAAGGGCGTCGACAACCAGACGCTGCTCGAAGCCTATCGGCAATCCGTCTCCGAGTTCCCTAAGCTCGTGGATGGCCATGTGAACCTGGGCAACGCGCTGATGCGCTCCGCGGACGCGCCGGCGGCCAAGGCCGCGTATGACCACGCGCTCGCGCTGATTCGAGACGGTGTGCCGCTCTCGCCGGACAAGATCGCGGCGGCCCGGGCGCGGGCGCTGGGCGGCCTGGGTTGGGTGGCGTACTCGGCGCAGGACGACGCCACGGCCATCGAGCGTTGCCGCGAGGCGCTCTCGGTGGACGGGTCGCTGGAGTTTGCGCGGATCAACCTGGCGCGAGCGCTGGCCCGCAGCGAGCGGCGCGACGAAGCGGTTCGTGAGCTTCAGGTTCTGCTCAGAATCAACCCCAACCACGCGGATGCCAAGCGGCTGCTGGAGCAGTTCGGAAATCAGCCGTAG
- the hrp1_2 gene encoding Hypoxic response protein 1, with protein sequence MHSVQSVLERKGGDVVSIEEGATVLAAARVMNERHIGALVVTRGDKVVGIFTERDVLNRVVAKQGDPSALLVRDVMSAPVACCAPDTSRAECRSVMRSRRIRHLPVVKDDRLVGMVSIGDLIEDAEAEQQETIRYLYEYMMGDWR encoded by the coding sequence ATGCACAGTGTTCAGAGCGTCCTTGAGCGCAAAGGCGGGGACGTCGTCAGCATCGAAGAAGGCGCGACGGTCCTGGCCGCCGCCCGCGTGATGAACGAGCGCCACATCGGGGCGCTGGTTGTCACGCGCGGCGACAAGGTAGTGGGCATCTTCACCGAGCGCGACGTCCTGAACCGCGTGGTCGCCAAGCAGGGCGATCCGTCGGCGCTTCTGGTGCGAGACGTGATGTCCGCCCCGGTGGCTTGCTGCGCGCCCGACACGTCGCGCGCCGAGTGTCGCAGCGTCATGCGCAGCCGCCGCATCCGCCACCTGCCGGTCGTCAAGGACGATCGGTTGGTGGGCATGGTCTCGATCGGCGACCTGATCGAGGACGCCGAGGCGGAGCAGCAGGAAACCATCCGCTACCTGTATGAGTACATGATGGGCGACTGGCGCTGA
- the bepG gene encoding Efflux pump membrane transporter BepG, translating to MSDTGEQIGRHNFVDRIVGVFVRSNLSLILMALAAALGVAALSLTPREEDPQIVVPLADIHVRAPGYSAGQVERLVVTPLEKLLYQIDGVEHVYSMAHADSAVITVRFYVGQDRERSLVKLYKRIDEHIDIVPSGVEGWVVKPVEIDDVPIVTLALTSATADEFTLRRTAEEVVERLASVRNTSRALLVGGRPRTAHVYLDPDRMQAYSVAPLGIRRAIMASGVTLTSGDFSRMDQAVQVQTGPPLRDAGELRDLVVAVADGRPVFLKDVASVVDGPAEATSYVRHGWGPGRGFESHAGMAGALVGAAQRTNGGDGRLSNGWDGRLPNGWDGRLARPQTRSDGRDAHPTRFEPDGRDARPTPQPPDHVSQPAVTIAIAKQKGSNAVWVARDVLRAAEALKRDVIPDDMELVVTRNAGLTADEKVNELIEALGVAILIVMALLTLTLGWREALIVCVAVPVVFGLTLAVNLLLGYTINRVTLFALILSLGLLVDDPIVDVENIVRHFRQRKKATLQIVLEAVSEIRPPLITATLAVIVSFLPMFFITGMMGPYMRPMALNVPVAMLMSMVVAFTITPWLSYHVLKRRYGNWGTGLRPVSEPSSTEERPIGDRSPSLPRAEATDEHDIDPEALKSTPLYRFFHPLMAPLLRARRSAWFFMGVMLVLTLAAAGLAAVRAVPLKMLPFDNKNELQLVLEFDEGVTLERADAAVRAFERHLAGISEVTDFTSYVGTASPMDFNGLVRHYYLRSGPTVADIRIDLVGKKNRRLQSHAIGLRERDGWTKLAAEHGARLSVVETPPGPPVIATLVAEVYGRDDHRYDDLLAAATTVRERMRREPGVVDVDDVRVADASNLIFEVDREKAALSGVSAEDVSRTLQIALAGGEAGELHDEHDRNPLRIVLHLPRDARSSRDDLGRLVVKGENGQLVPLAEIGAWRESRVDQTIYHKDLRRVAYVFAEVAGRPPAEAVLDIQADCGSGDMLPKQRLTPVGAGAVGLGSPRPLSSRTYLSSGGHVRWHVFDQFEVEFAGEGEWQITLDVFRDLGLAFAAALGGIYILLVAQTGSFALPLVVMLAIPLTVLGIMPGFWLLSLLSGGNVGGYADPVFFTATGMIGMIALAGIVTRDAIILVDFIHLSQARGRSLFDAIMESRVVRLRPILLTSATAMLSALPITIDPIFSGLAWALIFGLLASTVFTLFVIPVSYWLLYERTRRAGRHQLSG from the coding sequence ATGAGCGATACAGGCGAGCAAATCGGCAGGCACAACTTCGTCGATCGCATCGTCGGCGTTTTCGTGCGGTCAAACCTGTCGCTGATCCTGATGGCCCTCGCCGCCGCGCTGGGCGTCGCCGCCCTCAGCCTTACGCCGCGCGAGGAAGACCCGCAGATCGTCGTCCCGCTGGCCGACATTCACGTTCGCGCCCCCGGTTACTCGGCCGGGCAGGTCGAGCGGCTGGTCGTCACGCCGCTCGAAAAACTGCTCTATCAGATCGACGGCGTCGAGCACGTCTACTCCATGGCGCACGCCGATTCGGCCGTCATCACGGTGCGCTTTTACGTCGGCCAGGACCGCGAGCGCAGCCTGGTCAAGCTCTACAAGCGCATCGACGAGCACATCGACATCGTTCCGTCCGGCGTCGAGGGCTGGGTGGTCAAGCCGGTCGAAATCGACGACGTGCCGATCGTCACGCTGGCGCTGACCAGCGCCACGGCGGACGAATTCACGCTGCGACGCACCGCTGAAGAAGTGGTCGAGCGGCTGGCCAGCGTGCGGAACACGTCGCGGGCGCTGCTCGTGGGCGGGCGGCCGCGGACGGCGCATGTCTACCTCGATCCCGACCGCATGCAGGCGTATTCGGTCGCGCCGCTCGGAATCCGCCGGGCGATCATGGCGTCCGGCGTGACGTTGACCAGCGGCGATTTTTCGCGGATGGACCAGGCCGTGCAGGTCCAGACCGGGCCGCCGCTGCGCGACGCGGGCGAGCTGCGCGACCTGGTCGTCGCCGTCGCCGACGGCCGACCGGTGTTTCTGAAGGACGTCGCGAGCGTCGTGGACGGACCGGCGGAAGCGACCTCGTACGTCCGGCACGGCTGGGGACCGGGCCGCGGCTTCGAATCGCACGCCGGCATGGCCGGAGCGCTGGTCGGCGCGGCGCAGCGCACGAACGGCGGGGACGGGCGTCTCTCAAATGGGTGGGACGGGCGTCTCCCAAATGGGTGGGACGGGCGTCTCGCCCGTCCCCAGACGCGATCGGACGGGCGAGACGCGCATCCCACCCGGTTCGAGCCGGACGGGCGAGACGCCCGTCCCACCCCCCAACCTCCCGACCACGTTTCGCAACCGGCGGTCACGATCGCCATCGCCAAGCAGAAAGGCTCGAACGCGGTGTGGGTGGCGCGCGACGTGCTCCGCGCCGCCGAAGCACTGAAGCGCGACGTGATTCCGGACGACATGGAGCTGGTCGTCACGCGCAACGCCGGCCTGACCGCCGACGAGAAGGTCAATGAGCTGATCGAGGCGCTGGGTGTCGCGATTCTGATCGTGATGGCGCTGCTGACGCTGACGCTCGGCTGGCGCGAGGCGCTGATCGTCTGCGTGGCGGTGCCGGTGGTCTTCGGGTTGACGCTCGCCGTCAACCTGCTCCTGGGCTACACGATCAACCGCGTCACGCTGTTTGCGCTCATCCTGTCGCTCGGCCTGCTGGTCGATGATCCGATTGTGGATGTGGAAAACATCGTGCGGCACTTCCGCCAGCGAAAGAAAGCCACGCTGCAGATCGTGCTCGAAGCCGTTTCCGAAATCCGCCCGCCGCTGATCACCGCGACGCTCGCCGTCATCGTCTCCTTCCTGCCGATGTTCTTCATTACCGGGATGATGGGGCCCTACATGCGGCCGATGGCGCTGAACGTGCCGGTCGCGATGCTCATGTCGATGGTCGTTGCGTTCACGATCACGCCGTGGCTGTCGTACCACGTGCTCAAGCGGCGCTACGGCAACTGGGGGACCGGCCTCCGGCCGGTCTCCGAGCCGTCGAGCACCGAGGAGAGACCGATCGGAGACCGGTCCCCCAGTCTGCCTCGCGCTGAAGCGACGGATGAACACGACATCGATCCCGAGGCCCTCAAGTCCACGCCCCTGTACCGCTTCTTCCATCCGCTCATGGCCCCTCTGCTCCGCGCGCGGCGCAGCGCGTGGTTCTTCATGGGCGTCATGCTGGTGCTCACACTCGCGGCCGCTGGTCTGGCCGCGGTGCGGGCCGTGCCGCTTAAGATGCTGCCCTTCGATAACAAGAATGAACTTCAGCTTGTGCTGGAATTCGACGAAGGCGTGACGCTCGAGCGGGCCGACGCCGCCGTACGGGCGTTCGAGCGGCACCTCGCCGGCATCTCCGAAGTGACCGACTTCACCAGCTACGTCGGGACGGCCTCGCCCATGGACTTCAATGGCCTGGTACGGCACTACTACCTGCGCTCCGGCCCGACCGTCGCCGACATTCGCATCGACCTGGTGGGCAAGAAGAACCGGCGATTGCAGAGCCACGCCATCGGTCTGCGTGAACGCGACGGCTGGACCAAGCTGGCCGCGGAGCACGGCGCGAGGCTCAGCGTCGTCGAAACACCGCCCGGCCCGCCGGTGATCGCGACGCTGGTCGCAGAGGTGTACGGGCGCGACGACCACAGATACGACGACTTGCTGGCGGCGGCGACGACCGTCCGCGAGCGCATGCGGCGCGAACCGGGCGTGGTCGATGTGGATGACGTGCGGGTCGCCGACGCGAGCAACCTGATATTTGAGGTCGATCGCGAAAAGGCGGCTCTGAGCGGCGTCAGCGCCGAGGACGTATCGCGGACGCTCCAGATCGCGCTGGCCGGCGGCGAGGCGGGCGAGCTGCACGACGAGCACGACCGCAACCCGCTGCGGATCGTCCTGCACCTGCCGCGCGACGCGCGCAGCAGCCGCGATGACCTCGGCCGGCTGGTGGTGAAAGGCGAAAACGGCCAACTTGTGCCGCTGGCGGAAATCGGCGCGTGGCGAGAAAGCCGCGTCGATCAGACGATCTACCACAAGGACTTGCGGCGCGTCGCGTACGTCTTCGCAGAGGTGGCGGGCAGGCCGCCGGCGGAGGCGGTGCTGGATATTCAGGCTGATTGCGGGAGCGGCGACATGCTCCCGAAACAGCGACTGACCCCAGTCGGGGCCGGTGCGGTGGGGCTCGGGTCGCCGCGCCCACTTTCTTCTCGAACTTATCTTTCTAGCGGCGGGCACGTTCGCTGGCACGTCTTCGACCAATTCGAGGTCGAATTCGCCGGCGAAGGCGAATGGCAAATCACGCTCGACGTCTTCCGAGACCTCGGTCTCGCCTTCGCCGCCGCTCTCGGCGGCATCTACATCCTGCTGGTCGCGCAGACCGGCTCGTTCGCCCTGCCGCTGGTCGTCATGCTCGCCATCCCGCTGACGGTCCTGGGCATCATGCCGGGCTTCTGGCTGTTGAGCCTTCTCAGCGGCGGAAACGTCGGCGGATACGCCGACCCGGTGTTTTTCACTGCAACGGGCATGATCGGCATGATCGCCTTGGCCGGCATCGTGACGCGCGACGCGATCATCCTGGTTGATTTCATCCACCTCTCGCAGGCCCGCGGCCGAAGCCTTTTTGATGCAATCATGGAAAGTCGCGTCGTTCGCCTGCGGCCGATTCTGCTCACGTCGGCCACGGCCATGCTCTCGGCCCTGCCGATCACGATCGACCCGATCTTCTCCGGGTTGGCGTGGGCATTGATCTTCGGACTTCTGGCGTCGACGGTCTTTACGCTGTTCGTCATTCCGGTCAGCTACTGGCTGCTCTACGAACGGACGCGCCGCGCGGGTCGGCATCAACTTAGTGGGTAA
- the mdtE gene encoding Multidrug resistance protein MdtE precursor encodes MSQARRGSAGSIIVQSVTILVAGAVLIIALLALAGAFHRKIGDSHGPPPPRRPASDQAIVVARLVKLPAIESAVGTIRAVRETAVAAKILARVTDVQVQAGQRVAAGDVLVRLDDRDLKARVQQAVAAHEAAQAARRQAEVEFRRVKDLFEKNQAAAIEFERAQTALDSATAEVARAAANASEAETNLAYSVIASPIDGVVIDKSVEIGDTAQPGRTLLTLYDPTRMQLVAAVRESLTERLKVGQTIGVHIGAISLTCAGTISEIVPESQSASRSFLVKVIGPCPPGIHPGMFGRLLIPLDEREIIVLPKAAVRRIGQLDVVDVVVAGDAKTGAVGGGDELRRQVVQLGRDLNGDEVEVLSGLKAGQRVALPVPATPNATVREPVPSDRRA; translated from the coding sequence ATGTCGCAAGCACGGCGCGGTTCGGCCGGCTCCATTATTGTCCAGTCTGTCACGATACTTGTTGCCGGGGCGGTGCTGATCATCGCGCTTCTCGCCCTCGCCGGTGCGTTTCATCGCAAGATCGGCGATTCCCACGGCCCGCCGCCGCCGCGCCGCCCGGCGAGCGATCAGGCAATCGTCGTTGCACGACTTGTGAAGCTGCCGGCCATTGAATCGGCCGTCGGCACGATTCGCGCCGTGCGCGAGACGGCCGTGGCCGCGAAAATCCTGGCCCGCGTGACGGACGTTCAGGTGCAGGCGGGTCAGAGGGTCGCCGCGGGCGACGTGCTCGTGCGGCTCGACGACCGCGACCTGAAGGCGCGCGTGCAGCAGGCCGTCGCCGCGCACGAAGCCGCGCAGGCCGCCCGACGCCAGGCCGAGGTTGAGTTCCGCCGGGTCAAGGACCTGTTCGAGAAGAACCAGGCGGCGGCCATTGAGTTCGAGCGGGCGCAGACCGCGCTCGACTCGGCCACCGCCGAAGTCGCCCGCGCCGCCGCCAACGCCAGCGAGGCGGAGACCAACCTGGCCTATTCGGTCATTGCCAGCCCGATCGACGGGGTTGTGATCGACAAGTCGGTCGAGATCGGCGACACGGCCCAGCCGGGGCGGACGCTGCTCACTCTGTACGATCCGACGCGGATGCAGCTCGTCGCCGCGGTGCGCGAGTCGCTGACGGAGCGGCTGAAGGTCGGGCAGACGATCGGCGTCCACATTGGGGCGATTTCGCTGACGTGCGCGGGGACAATCAGCGAGATCGTGCCCGAGTCGCAGTCCGCCAGCCGCTCATTTCTGGTGAAGGTGATCGGGCCGTGTCCGCCCGGGATTCACCCGGGCATGTTCGGCCGGTTGCTGATTCCGCTGGATGAGCGCGAGATCATCGTGTTGCCGAAGGCCGCGGTGCGGCGGATCGGACAACTGGATGTCGTCGATGTCGTGGTTGCGGGCGATGCGAAAACCGGGGCAGTCGGCGGCGGAGATGAACTGCGGCGGCAGGTGGTGCAGCTTGGTCGCGACCTTAACGGCGACGAGGTCGAAGTGCTCTCGGGCCTGAAGGCCGGGCAGCGCGTGGCGTTGCCTGTTCCAGCGACGCCGAATGCGACAGTTCGCGAGCCGGTACCATCGGATCGGCGGGCATGA
- the prkC_14 gene encoding Serine/threonine-protein kinase PrkC yields MQETVTVMLSTTGDEPVSGVEVPRRIGHVKLGDLLGEGTSGVVYAGYDELLARRVAVKLLRPTAEQLRRDGGHGLVDGVRAAAGIKHPNIVGVHSVEIVNGIPVIVMEFVDGVSLRGLLQKGGPLDAPLTLYVMRMIAAGIDALHAAQVVHRDIKPANVLFDREGAVHVCDFGLACETAGPGQTAGADRVAGSPLYMAPEAFTGVVSPQSDVYSLGVMLFEMLAARPPFEADSMHQMRQEHETRPAPMEWLREKHTAEPLVEVCERALHKQRIMRYKTAGHFLRALLDAAPPMNDAAHRQKIAELVCAGGAAPRQAAGDAPAATTFDLISRRAKEKRDSKSH; encoded by the coding sequence ATGCAAGAGACCGTCACGGTCATGCTGAGCACTACCGGTGACGAGCCGGTATCGGGCGTCGAGGTGCCGCGCCGCATCGGCCACGTCAAGCTCGGCGACCTGCTGGGCGAGGGAACCAGCGGCGTCGTCTACGCCGGGTATGACGAGCTGCTCGCGCGGCGCGTGGCGGTCAAGCTGCTGCGCCCGACAGCGGAGCAGCTTCGGCGCGACGGTGGGCACGGGCTGGTCGATGGCGTGCGGGCGGCGGCGGGCATCAAGCACCCCAACATCGTGGGCGTGCACTCAGTCGAGATTGTCAACGGCATCCCGGTGATCGTGATGGAATTCGTCGACGGCGTCTCGCTGCGCGGGCTGCTGCAAAAGGGCGGCCCCCTGGACGCGCCGCTGACGCTCTACGTGATGCGCATGATCGCCGCCGGAATCGACGCGCTGCACGCCGCGCAAGTGGTCCATCGCGACATCAAGCCGGCCAACGTGCTGTTCGACCGCGAAGGCGCCGTGCACGTGTGCGACTTCGGGCTGGCATGCGAGACCGCCGGTCCCGGCCAGACGGCCGGGGCCGACCGCGTCGCGGGCAGCCCGCTCTACATGGCGCCGGAGGCGTTCACCGGCGTCGTTTCGCCGCAAAGCGACGTGTATTCGCTGGGCGTGATGCTGTTCGAGATGCTCGCCGCCCGCCCGCCGTTCGAGGCCGATTCGATGCATCAGATGCGGCAGGAGCACGAGACGCGCCCGGCGCCGATGGAGTGGTTGCGCGAGAAGCACACTGCCGAACCGCTCGTGGAAGTCTGCGAGCGGGCGCTGCACAAGCAGCGCATCATGCGCTACAAAACCGCCGGGCATTTTCTTCGGGCGCTGCTCGACGCGGCTCCGCCGATGAATGACGCGGCTCACAGGCAGAAGATCGCCGAGTTGGTTTGCGCCGGCGGCGCGGCGCCGCGCCAGGCCGCCGGCGACGCCCCGGCGGCGACGACGTTTGACCTGATTTCGCGGCGTGCGAAGGAAAAACGCGACTCGAAATCGCACTGA